A stretch of DNA from Campylobacter gracilis:
CAGGGCTATTTTAGAGAGTATTTTTACACGCGCGGCACGGCGTTTAGCTTTTTGGCGGCGCAAAATTCTAAATTTAAACCCTACATAAGCGATTGGCGCGAGGTTTTACCGGCGGAATTTCTAGCGGAATTTAGCGGCGAAATTCATAACGAGATCATCGAAAACTACTGCTGCGGCGCGTATCTTGGCGCTGCTGACGTGCAAAATTTATTGCGCGATTATGAAGCGGACGGCGAGATAAAAGAGGCGATAGATGAGTTTTACGCGCAGAATTTACCCGTGTTTTTAAATGCGCTAAATTTCGCCGCAGAGCTCGGAGTAGGGCTGCTTGAAGCTACCGAGGTGGTTGAGCCCAATCCGATCGATCTGAATAGGTCCGAGTCGTTTTCAAATCTTTTTAATTGCGATACTCAGGGCGCGCTAATATATGCGGAAATCGCCGCGCAGCAGATCGGCGAGGCGATAGAGCGCAGCAAGGCAGGCGGAGGCGTTAGGATGGTCAGAGAGAATTTTACCTTGCGCAGCGCCAATGCGACGGGTGGCAGCAGTGCAATGGAAACAGACGGCGGCGAAATGAAAGCAAGCGGCGAGAATTCCGTCCCGCGCAGCGGCGATACGATAGAAGATGGCAGTGAGAATTCCGCCGCGGAAGATCGTGAAGACGCAACCTCCGCAGGCGGCGAAAAGTCGCTTTTCGGCAAGATTAAAGGGCTTTTTAAATAGAATTTGATCGCTAAATTTTATTCCGCCGAAGCTCGCGCGGAGTTAAGGTCGTAAAATAAATCATTTCGCATCCGCAAGTTCTGCGCCACGCGGTTAAATTTAGCTAAAACGGCGCGGCGGCAGGCGTAGATTTAAAATTTGAAACTTGCCGAAATTTTAAAACGGCGGCTTGCATATCCAAAGCTTTAAAGCGTCGCAAATAGGCCGCAAAAGAGGCTAAATTTAAACCCGCCGCAGCCTTTGCGGCGGGTACCTGCGAATAGGCTATCTGTTTAAATTCCATAGCCGAAAGCGCCCGATTTTGATTTCATGCCACTTAAAATTCTACGCTCGGGCGCTAATTTAATTGCTCACAAAACGCCGCGATAAAATTTCAATGAATTTTGAATTTTAAAGCTCGTCGCCCCAGAAATAAAGCTCGAAAAAAGCAAGCGCAAAGATAAAAAAGACTATCAGCGCCGCGCCGCCCGCTCGGACGTAGCTCTCGTCCCCTACGCCGAATTGCACGCAATACGTAAACGCCATAAAAACAAGCAAGCCGCTAAATTTGCGGTGCGTTTCTTTTTGTATTTAAACGACGATACGCACAAAATGGCGGCTACTATGAGAACTACGGTCGCAAAAATTTGCATAGCGCGCCGCCTTTCGTGTAGGGCAGAAATAACCTTTGGCTAGCATCAAGAGATAAAATTTTGTCACTGAAACCAAAATAAATTCCGCACGATTTTATAGCGCATTGCCTATTCGCGTGGTAAAATTTTGCGTTTTGATCTGCCCGTCTAAGCCCTTAGCGGGCAAATTTCGCCCTTTTGTTGAAGCGACGGCTTTTAAAATTCCTCGCTCGCCGCCTCTTAAAATCATTCTCCGAGCTCGCCGCCAGCTTAGCGGAAGTCGTCGCTTCTGTTTGGTATCAGTAGGTCTTGTAACTCCTGTTGCACCGAGATTTTCGCGCGCGGATCGAGGATCTGCGAGTAGATGATAAAATTTGCAAGCACCTTTTTGCCGTAGTCCCTGCTCTCGGCATACGGCACGAGCTCCATGCTAAGCCACGGCTCAAATTTACCCTTATTAAACATATCGCCGCGCTGAAGCATCTTTTTGACGAGTCCGAGCCCGCCGTTGTAAGCGTATGCGATGAAAACCGGGCTGTAAATTTTGCGCTCCAGCCAGTCGATATGGATGTTAGCGAAGCGGTAGGCGACTTCGGGGCGGAACATATCGTCTTGATCGAAGCCATCGATTTTGAGTTGCTTTTTGCCGATCTCGTTAGCCAAAAACGGCATAAACTGCATCATTCCAAGCGCATACGACGTAGATACCGATGCGGGCACGAAGCGGCTTTCTTGGCGGGCGAGCGCCAAAATTAGCGCCTTGCGGCGGTTGTCGCCGTCGCCGATATATTCCATAAACGGCGTTGGATAGAAGTTGTCCTTGCCGCCGCTTGCTTTATTCATGATGTATGAGTACTCGCCGATGCTTTGCTTGGTGTCGAATTTTTTAGCAAATTCCAAAAGCTGCGGGCGCGACATCCGATCAGCGCTATTTTTCGTGCGAACCCAAGCGAAAGGATCGGTGATATCGTAGCCTTCGATGGAATTTTTAGCGGGATTTGGGATGATTATGTTTAAATTCCTATCCCCTAAGACCTCCTTGGCATAAAGCGCGTAGAGGCTGTAATAATCACTGCTAGCAAGCTGGCGCAAGACGTTTTGATCTCCATTTAGCAGGTAGATCCAAAATTTCGCATTGTGCACGTCGTGAGGTTTCTCAAAGCTCGCAGCCGCGCGGTTAAAAAACGCAAGCGCAGCCCCTTCATCGCCCTGCATGACGGCATTTACGCCCAGCATAAACGCTACATCCTTTTCTACGGCCGACGGATCGACGCCCGTGAGCGAGCGGCGCAAGTGCGGGTATTTGCGGTTGATTAGCGCATCGTTAAGAACCGCTTTGAAGCCTTTTTGCGAAGCTAGTTCGCTTACGAAGGCTGCGTCGGCGTCGATGTCGATCAGAGCGTCTTTGCCCGCGCCTTTTAAGTAGTCGTAATATAAAAAGTAGTTTTGCGCATTGCGGCTCTGCATAAAATACTCGCTCGGATTTTCGTCGTTAAATCCGCGCAGTAAATTTACAGCGTTTTTACTTGCTGCGTCTTGGTACTTTTCAAGCTGCGAAGCGAGCATCTCGCGCACCGACGGGCTTAGCTTGGCGATAAAATTTGGATAGGAGCGCGCCTTTTTGCAGGTTAAATTTGCATCTAAAATATTTGCCGCCGTTACTCCTGCGCAGCGATCCGGACGCTTAGGAGGGCGAATGGCGCCGAAAATTCTATCTAGCTTCTCTTTTAGTTTGCCTTTGTAGCGAAAGATGCTCTGTTTTAAAGCTCTAATCTCCGCTTTGTTGTATTTTGTCTCATCAATTAGGCGATAGATATAATAGTCCTTGGCTAGGGATTTGGGCTCGTCTTTGATCTGTTCGTAGCTTAAAATTTTACCGCTACTTGCGGTGCACAGCAAAGTTAAAATAAGGCAAAATTTACAGATGGCTCTCAAAGAACGCTCCTATTTAGAATATAAATTATCATATTATCAAAAAACATTAAAACAAATAAAATCACTAACGGCGAAAGATCAAAGCCGCCGAAAGTCGTAGGCAGATAGCGACGCACCAGCGCAAACGCAGGCTCGGTAAGCGCAGAGATGACGCGGACGATTTTATAAAATTTACCGAACGGATTTGGGCGGATGAAACTTAAAACGCAGGCGACGAAAATTAGCATCATATAAGCTTGAATCACGTAGTGAATACTCACTAAAATGCCGTAAAATACGCTATTTAGTAGCATCGAGTATCTCCTTTAAATCGGCGCGGATCAGCGGATACAGTTCGCTAAGCTCCGGTCCGTGAGGCGCGCCGGTTAGTAAAAACCTAAGCGGCATAAACAGGCTCTTACCTTTTAAATTTGTAGCCTGCGAAAGCGCCGCTTTGAAATCATTAAATTCCGCGCTTGCGCCGTTTGAGCTTAATAAATTTAAGATCGCCTCTCGTAGCGCCTGCGCCTGCGTCGCCCACTCCTGCGGGATATCTTTCATGCCGTAGATCGCTGCGATCTTCTCTTTGATACGTGGGATCAAGCTCGCTTCTTGAGTGTAAAATTTTATCAAAGGCGCAAATTTCGGCTCGAGCTCAAAAAGCTCCGCCAGGCGCTGCTTGCTCGCTCTTTTGATATGCTCGCGGTTTATAAAGGCGAGTTTGTCCTCGTCAAATTTCGCCGGGCTTTTTGAAATTTTAGCGATATCGAAAAACTCCACCGCCTCATCCATGCTAAAGACCTCGCGCGGCGTTTTATTGCCCAGCAGGATCAGATAATTCGCGATCGCCTCGGGCAGGTAGCCGCTTTGAAGCAGCCATTTCACCGAGGAGCTATCCTCCCGCTTGCTCATCTTTTTGCCTTCGGAATTTAATATGATCGGCAGGTGCGCGTATTTGATCTCGCCGTCGTAGCCGAGGCTTTGGCGGATCCAGTTTTGCTTTGGCGTGTTTGAGACGTGATCCTCGCCGCGGATTACGAAGCTCACGCCCTGCATCATATCGTCGCAGGCGCAGGCGAAGTTATAAGTTGGCGTCTTGTCCGCGCGCATAATGACGAAGCTGTCGATATTCTGCGGCTCAAATGCGATACGCCCCTTGATCGCGTCGGTAAATTCCAGCGCGTGATCGGGCTTTTTAAGGCGAATAGTAAAGGGCTTGCCGCAGTTTAGAACCTCTTCGTCGCTTAAATGCTCGCAGTGCCCATCGTAGCGATACGCCTCGCCTGCGTCTTTGGCGGCTTGCTTTTTCGCCTCAAGCTCCTCCTCGCTGCAAAAACAGCAAAACGCCTTTTTCTCGGAGAGTAGCTTGGCTGCGAATTGCTGATGAAATTTTAAATTTTTGCTTTGATAATACAGACTCTGCCATGAGATGCCGAAGCGCTTTAAAATTTCGATGATCTCTTGATCTTTACCTTCGATATTGCGCGCAGTGTCGGTATCCTCGATGCGTAAGATGAAGCCGCTTTTATCCTGCAGCGAGCAGATGTAGTTAAAAATAGCCGCGCGTAAATTTCCGATATGCATATCGCCGGTGGGCGACGGAGCGAAGCGATACAATTTAGGTCCTTTGGGTTTAAATTTAAGCTGGGATTATACTTTTTACTTCCTAATAAAAAGCAAAAACAAAGCAAAAATAGGCTAATATCGGCGCATTTTATTTAAGGAGACAATATGAGTTTCATTCAGGAATTCAAAGAATTTGCGATGAAAGGCAACGTCATCGATATGGCGGTGGGCGTCGTCATCGGTGGAGCTTTCGGCAAGATCGTAACCTCGCTCGTAAGCGACATCATGATGCCGGTTTTAGGACTTCTTACGGGAGGTATGAATTTTACCGATCTTAAGATCGTGCTAAAAGAAGCGGTGGGGCAGACCCCAGCCGTTACGATAAACTACGGATCGTTTATCCAGGTAACGGTCGATTTTATCATCATCGCGTTTTGTATATTCTGCGCAATCAAGGCGATCAATAAGCTTAAAAAGCCTGCTCCTGCGCCGGAACCTGCCGCACCTGCCGAGCCTAGCGAAGAGATTAAACTTCTTACCGAGATAAGAGACTTGCTCAAAAAATAGGTTACGGCGATGCTTGAGAGAATTCCTTATTTTAAAGCTCTAAGCGCAGCGCAAATCAATCGTTTGGAGCAGATTAGCATCCATAAAAGCTACAAAAAGGGCGAAATTTTATTTTTCGAGGGCGAGCGCTCGCAGTATCTATTAATCCTGCTAAAAGGAATTTTAAAAATCTATAAAACCTCCGCAAAGGGGCGTGAGATCCATATGCGCGAGATCCGCCCCATCTCGCTCGTGGCAGAGATGGTAAATTTCGAAGAGACGAGCTATCCTGCAAGCGGCGTGTTTTCGACAAACGGTGAGGTGCTAAAGATCGATTATGAAAAATTTAAAAACGAGTTTATGAGCGATCCAAAGATTTGCCTGGAGCTTTTAAAATCGATGTCTGAGAAGATCCGAGCGCTAAATGCAGTCTTTGATAATCAAGTCGTGCTTAACTGCGACGGCAAGATCGCTAAGTTTATCAGCGAGAATTTTGATATTTTTATGAGCACGAAATACACCAGAATAGCTAAAATTCTAAACGTAACCCCCGAGACCTTCTCGCGCACCATCACTAAATTTAAAAAGAGCGGCGCGTTAATTTTAGACGATAAACAAGAAATCACGGGCTTTGATAAAGATAAGCTGGACGAGTATATCCAAGGCTAGAGTTTGAAAAGCGCCTATATTTTCCCGATTGTCGGCACGGTTTTATTCCTGTTTTTTAATCTTTACATCTACAGATCGATCAGCGCGCGATTTACGCCATATAAAGGCTTCGCTACGTTTCTCCCCGCCCTGATTTTGCTTTGCGTAGCTTTAGCGATTTTAGATGCAATATTTTTTGTGGGTTTTGGGCTTAATGGAAGCTTTAAAAACGAGCTACTCTATAAGCTATGCGTATTTTGCATGGCAGCGTCCTTTTCGCTCTTTTTTATCTGCCTTGCTTACGACGTGCTAAGCGCCGCTGCGCATGTGGTTAAATTTAGCCAAAACAGGCGAAAATTTTTAAAAACCTTTATCGACGTAACCTTCGTAATAATGGCGTTTAGCTATATTTTTAAGGGGCTTTATAATGCACTAAAAATTCCAAAAATCACCGAGCGCGAAATAAAAATCAAAAACTTAGCTCGCGAGCTAAACTTTGCCGTCATCTCAGACGTGCATCTGGGCGAGTTTTTGAAAAAGGAGTTTTTACAAGGCGTCGTAGCGCAGATAAACTCGCTAAATTACGATGCGCTACTGATCGTGGGTGATATGTTTGATCTGCGCTCGGATGAGCTCGGGGATATTTTGCAGCCTCTTGAGGTGATAAAAAAGCCCATCTTTTTCGTCACGGGCAACCATGAGTATTACCGCGACGACGCAAGCGGACTTATAAAAGCGATGCAAAAAGCGGGCGTGCGGGTGCTGCAAAACGAAAGCGTGGAATTTGAAGGGCTAAATTTAATGGGAGTGCACGATCTTAGCGGCTTTCGCTTCGGATACATGCAGCCCGATCTAAGCGCTGTGCTAGCGCAGGCAGATCCCGATAAACCAAAAATTTTACTCGCACATCAGCCAAAATACGTCGTGGATTTCGTGCGCGACGAGGTCGATCTGTGTATCTGCGGACACACGCACGCGGGGCAAATTTTCCCGTGGACGCTTTTGGTGCTGCTTAGCCAGAAGTATCTTTACGGGCTGTATAACGACGGGCTGAAGCAAATTTACGTAAGCAGCGGCGTAGGGTTTTGGGGCCCGCCGATAAGGGTCTTTGCGGATGCCGAGATCGCGCTGCTTAAGCTTAGAAAGGCATAGATGAGAAGTTTTATTTCGAGGATTTTCGGGGTTATCGCCGCGGTGAAATTCCCTAAATTTATACAAAATTTTATCAACCGCAAATATGTGGAATTTTTCAAAATCGATATGAGCGAATTTGATCCGCCGCAAAGCTACGCAAGCCTAAACGCTCTTTTTACTCGCCGCTTGCTGCGCCCGCGCGAGATAGCGGCAGACGAGCGAGCTTTTATAAGCCCTAGCGACGGCGTGATCTTTGAGAGCGGAACCTGCGCCGATCTGCGGGCTTTTAGCGTAAAGGGCTGCGAATATAGCCTTAGCGAGCTGCTGGGGCGCACGTTTACCGCAAGCGAAAGCGGCGGAGCGGTTAAAAATTTAGATGACGGGGCGGTTACTACGAACGGGAGCGGCGAGGCTGGAACCGGATGCGCAAAAGATGCCGGCACATGGATGAAATTTCGCGCCGCGCAAGCAAAAATCATGGACGGCGAAAGCGGCGCAACTTATGCTGCAAGCGGCGTGCGAGCTAAAATTTATAGCGATGAAAGCGGTGTGAGCCGCGAAACGAGCACAATCGGTGCCCGAAGCAGCGAAAATACAAAGGGCGTAAATTTAAGCTACGCAAACATCTATCTAAGCCCGCGCGATTATCATCATTATCACGCGCCGTGCGACTTGAGCGTGACGGAGGCGCTTTACATACCCGCTGATCTTTACAGCGTGGCGAAGAAATTTTTACTTAAAATTCCAAACCTCTACGCCAAAAACGAGCGCGTGATTTTAAAGTGCAAAATGCCTAACGGCGGGATTTTGTGGATGGTTTTCGTGGGTGCTTTAAACGTAGGTAAGATGAAATTTGATTTCGATGCACGAATACAGACGAATGCGTGTGCAAGCAGAGCTGAGGCGCTTTACGAATATGAAAATTTAAACTTCAAAAAAGGCGATCATTTGGGAAATTTCGAGCTGGGCTCAACGATCGTGCTCGTAGCGCAAAGCGAGTTTTTGAAATTTGAAACCCCGACTGATACGTCCGTAAAATTCGGACAAAAAATCGCAGAATTTAATGAAATTTCACAAAATTCCATTTAAAATGCAGGATTTTTTCTTTAACTAAAATTAATTTTATTTAAATTTAGCTATAATCATCTCACTTTAAATCAAAGGATTTAACATGAAAAATTTAAAAGCTTTTACGATGATAGAGCTTGTTTTCGTCATCGTCGTTTTAGGTATTTTGGCGGGCATCGCAGTGCCTAGATTAGCCGCTACGCGTGATGATGCTACGATCGCTAAGATGCGCGGGGATATCGCTGCTATTAGAAGCGGACTTTCGCTAGTTAGAAGCGAGAATATGATGAGGGGCGTGACTACGTGGCCCGCTTTGGAGGGTTCGGACAATGCCACTCTTTTTGAAGGCGTTTTGCAGCAACCTATCTATCCTATGAGAGATGGCGGTAGGAACGGCTGGACTTTGGTTACGAACGGCAATGCCAATGCAACATCTACATATATCGCTAGAGTGGCAGGAAAAAGAACTACTTTTGATTACTATCCGACATCGGCTTTGGCTACGGCAGCGGGTAGAAACGTAGGTTCATTTGACTGCGATCACAAAGACGAGCTTTGTCAATCCTTAGCTCAATAGCTAAATGCTCTATTATGAAGTTGCGGTTTTGGGCGCCAGCCTAAAGCCGCTTACTTATAGTTCAAATTTTAAAATCCTATCCTATCAAATCGTATTCGTTCCCGTAAAATCGAGCGTTAAATCCGCCGTGATCCTGCGCGAGGTTGCAAAGCCTGCCTTTAAAACTAAAGCAATCGCCGAAATCTCGCAGCTTAAATTTACTCCGTTTCAGATCGCACTTGCAAATTTTATCGCGTACTACTATGTCTGCGAAAATGGCGTTGCATTTGGGATTTTCGAGCCTGCAAGCGATACGGCGCAGGATTTGCGGAATTCGCAGGAGGATCCTACGACTGAGCAGAATCGCGCTTGCAAGCAAATTCCCGTTAGTAAGCCAACCTCCGCTTGCAAGCAAACTTCTACATGCGAACAAAAATTTATTTCCGAGCAGAATTCCATCACCGCACAAAATTCTACGCTCGATGGGAATTTTAATGCCACACAAAATTCCATTTCAATCCAAAATTCTGCATTGACGAAAAATTCTACTACCACAGAAAATTCTGTTACCGTCATAAATTCCGCCATCGCGCCAAATTCCATGCAAAGGCAAAATTTAAAGCAGGCGCCAAATTCTACCTCGCAAAATTTGGCGTTAAATTCTACCCTCACGCAGAATTCTATCCAAGAGCGGGACTTTGTCGATGAGCAAAATTCCGCCTCAATTCAAAATTTCGCATTGATTCAAAATTCCGC
This window harbors:
- a CDS encoding metallophosphoesterase, translated to MKSAYIFPIVGTVLFLFFNLYIYRSISARFTPYKGFATFLPALILLCVALAILDAIFFVGFGLNGSFKNELLYKLCVFCMAASFSLFFICLAYDVLSAAAHVVKFSQNRRKFLKTFIDVTFVIMAFSYIFKGLYNALKIPKITEREIKIKNLARELNFAVISDVHLGEFLKKEFLQGVVAQINSLNYDALLIVGDMFDLRSDELGDILQPLEVIKKPIFFVTGNHEYYRDDASGLIKAMQKAGVRVLQNESVEFEGLNLMGVHDLSGFRFGYMQPDLSAVLAQADPDKPKILLAHQPKYVVDFVRDEVDLCICGHTHAGQIFPWTLLVLLSQKYLYGLYNDGLKQIYVSSGVGFWGPPIRVFADAEIALLKLRKA
- the gltX gene encoding glutamate--tRNA ligase, producing the protein MYRFAPSPTGDMHIGNLRAAIFNYICSLQDKSGFILRIEDTDTARNIEGKDQEIIEILKRFGISWQSLYYQSKNLKFHQQFAAKLLSEKKAFCCFCSEEELEAKKQAAKDAGEAYRYDGHCEHLSDEEVLNCGKPFTIRLKKPDHALEFTDAIKGRIAFEPQNIDSFVIMRADKTPTYNFACACDDMMQGVSFVIRGEDHVSNTPKQNWIRQSLGYDGEIKYAHLPIILNSEGKKMSKREDSSSVKWLLQSGYLPEAIANYLILLGNKTPREVFSMDEAVEFFDIAKISKSPAKFDEDKLAFINREHIKRASKQRLAELFELEPKFAPLIKFYTQEASLIPRIKEKIAAIYGMKDIPQEWATQAQALREAILNLLSSNGASAEFNDFKAALSQATNLKGKSLFMPLRFLLTGAPHGPELSELYPLIRADLKEILDATK
- a CDS encoding lytic transglycosylase domain-containing protein, with product MRAICKFCLILTLLCTASSGKILSYEQIKDEPKSLAKDYYIYRLIDETKYNKAEIRALKQSIFRYKGKLKEKLDRIFGAIRPPKRPDRCAGVTAANILDANLTCKKARSYPNFIAKLSPSVREMLASQLEKYQDAASKNAVNLLRGFNDENPSEYFMQSRNAQNYFLYYDYLKGAGKDALIDIDADAAFVSELASQKGFKAVLNDALINRKYPHLRRSLTGVDPSAVEKDVAFMLGVNAVMQGDEGAALAFFNRAAASFEKPHDVHNAKFWIYLLNGDQNVLRQLASSDYYSLYALYAKEVLGDRNLNIIIPNPAKNSIEGYDITDPFAWVRTKNSADRMSRPQLLEFAKKFDTKQSIGEYSYIMNKASGGKDNFYPTPFMEYIGDGDNRRKALILALARQESRFVPASVSTSYALGMMQFMPFLANEIGKKQLKIDGFDQDDMFRPEVAYRFANIHIDWLERKIYSPVFIAYAYNGGLGLVKKMLQRGDMFNKGKFEPWLSMELVPYAESRDYGKKVLANFIIYSQILDPRAKISVQQELQDLLIPNRSDDFR
- a CDS encoding Crp/Fnr family transcriptional regulator, whose product is MLERIPYFKALSAAQINRLEQISIHKSYKKGEILFFEGERSQYLLILLKGILKIYKTSAKGREIHMREIRPISLVAEMVNFEETSYPASGVFSTNGEVLKIDYEKFKNEFMSDPKICLELLKSMSEKIRALNAVFDNQVVLNCDGKIAKFISENFDIFMSTKYTRIAKILNVTPETFSRTITKFKKSGALILDDKQEITGFDKDKLDEYIQG
- a CDS encoding type II secretion system protein; its protein translation is MKNLKAFTMIELVFVIVVLGILAGIAVPRLAATRDDATIAKMRGDIAAIRSGLSLVRSENMMRGVTTWPALEGSDNATLFEGVLQQPIYPMRDGGRNGWTLVTNGNANATSTYIARVAGKRTTFDYYPTSALATAAGRNVGSFDCDHKDELCQSLAQ
- the asd gene encoding archaetidylserine decarboxylase (Phosphatidylserine decarboxylase is synthesized as a single chain precursor. Generation of the pyruvoyl active site from a Ser is coupled to cleavage of a Gly-Ser bond between the larger (beta) and smaller (alpha chains). It is an integral membrane protein.), giving the protein MRSFISRIFGVIAAVKFPKFIQNFINRKYVEFFKIDMSEFDPPQSYASLNALFTRRLLRPREIAADERAFISPSDGVIFESGTCADLRAFSVKGCEYSLSELLGRTFTASESGGAVKNLDDGAVTTNGSGEAGTGCAKDAGTWMKFRAAQAKIMDGESGATYAASGVRAKIYSDESGVSRETSTIGARSSENTKGVNLSYANIYLSPRDYHHYHAPCDLSVTEALYIPADLYSVAKKFLLKIPNLYAKNERVILKCKMPNGGILWMVFVGALNVGKMKFDFDARIQTNACASRAEALYEYENLNFKKGDHLGNFELGSTIVLVAQSEFLKFETPTDTSVKFGQKIAEFNEISQNSI
- a CDS encoding YggT family protein, yielding MLLNSVFYGILVSIHYVIQAYMMLIFVACVLSFIRPNPFGKFYKIVRVISALTEPAFALVRRYLPTTFGGFDLSPLVILFVLMFFDNMIIYILNRSVL
- the mscL gene encoding large-conductance mechanosensitive channel protein MscL, translating into MSFIQEFKEFAMKGNVIDMAVGVVIGGAFGKIVTSLVSDIMMPVLGLLTGGMNFTDLKIVLKEAVGQTPAVTINYGSFIQVTVDFIIIAFCIFCAIKAINKLKKPAPAPEPAAPAEPSEEIKLLTEIRDLLKK